A window of the Rhizobium brockwellii genome harbors these coding sequences:
- the eat gene encoding ethanolamine permease: MSNSQPTLAKSLTGLHLWGLAVGLVISGEYFGWSYGWAAAGTLGFLITTILIAVMYTTFIFSFTELTTAIPHAGGPFAYALRAFGPLGGFVAGFATLVEFVFAPPAIALAIGAYLNVQFPGLDPKVAAVGAYIIFMALNIVGVTIAATFELFITILAIAELLIFMGVVAPGFSFANFAANGWAGAPEFSVGAIGGIFAAIPFAIWFFLAIEGAAMAAEETKNPTRTVPIAYIAGILTLVFLAFGTMIFAGGVGDWRTLSNINDPLPQAMKAVVGESSGWLHMLVWIGLFGLIASFHGIIMGYSRQIFALGRAGYLPEVLAKIHPKFRTPYLAVLAGGAVGIAAIFSDSLIQIGGLPLTANIVTMSVFGAIIMYIVSMASLFKLRQAEPELARPFRAWGYPVVPAIALGLALVALAAMIYYNFLIFVIFLAMGVVAFGIWRLLSGGIAKEAAAST, from the coding sequence ATGTCAAATTCTCAACCGACGCTCGCCAAGAGCCTGACCGGGCTGCATTTATGGGGACTTGCGGTCGGCCTCGTCATCTCGGGCGAATATTTCGGCTGGAGCTATGGCTGGGCGGCTGCCGGCACACTCGGCTTCTTGATCACCACGATCCTGATCGCCGTGATGTACACCACCTTCATCTTTTCCTTCACGGAATTGACGACGGCCATTCCGCATGCCGGCGGCCCTTTTGCATATGCGCTCAGGGCTTTCGGCCCGCTCGGCGGCTTCGTTGCGGGCTTTGCGACATTGGTTGAATTCGTCTTCGCCCCTCCGGCCATCGCGCTGGCCATCGGCGCCTATCTCAATGTGCAGTTCCCGGGGCTCGATCCGAAAGTGGCGGCTGTCGGCGCCTATATCATTTTCATGGCGCTGAATATTGTCGGCGTTACCATCGCGGCAACCTTCGAACTCTTCATCACCATTCTGGCGATTGCCGAACTGCTGATCTTTATGGGTGTCGTCGCGCCGGGCTTCTCTTTTGCCAATTTCGCGGCCAACGGCTGGGCTGGCGCCCCTGAATTCTCGGTCGGTGCCATTGGAGGCATCTTTGCCGCCATTCCATTTGCCATCTGGTTCTTCCTAGCGATCGAAGGCGCGGCGATGGCCGCAGAGGAAACCAAGAACCCCACCCGTACCGTGCCGATTGCCTATATCGCAGGTATTCTGACACTCGTCTTCCTCGCCTTCGGCACCATGATCTTCGCCGGTGGCGTCGGCGACTGGCGCACGCTGTCCAACATCAACGATCCGCTACCGCAGGCGATGAAGGCTGTCGTCGGCGAATCCTCCGGCTGGCTGCATATGCTGGTCTGGATCGGCCTCTTCGGCCTGATTGCTTCCTTTCACGGCATCATCATGGGCTATTCCAGGCAGATTTTTGCGCTGGGCCGCGCCGGCTACCTTCCGGAGGTCCTTGCAAAAATCCATCCGAAATTCCGCACGCCTTATCTCGCAGTCCTTGCAGGTGGCGCCGTCGGCATCGCAGCCATCTTTTCCGACAGCCTGATCCAGATCGGCGGTTTGCCGCTGACCGCCAATATTGTCACCATGTCGGTGTTCGGCGCGATCATCATGTACATCGTCTCGATGGCGTCGCTGTTTAAGCTGCGTCAGGCCGAACCTGAACTCGCCCGACCCTTCAGGGCCTGGGGTTATCCCGTGGTGCCAGCCATTGCCCTCGGGCTCGCCCTCGTCGCGCTGGCGGCGATGATCTACTACAATTTCCTGATCTTTGTGATCTTCCTTGCGATGGGCGTGGTGGCGTTCGGCATTTGGCGTTTGCTTTCAGGTGGCATCGCCAAGGAAGCGGCAGCGTCCACGTAA
- a CDS encoding glycoside hydrolase family 127 protein codes for MTKPSNDRQFRPVAVPDVELGGFWGKWQDAVCNSTAETLLDRCVEAGMLKAIDVDQPSPGVVIPIQPWGGTTQMFWDSDLGKSIETIAYSLYRRPNPKLEARADEIIDMYEKLQDEDGYLNAWFQRVEPNRRWTNLRDHHELYCAGHLMEAAVAYFQATGKRKLLDIICRYADYMIKIFGHGEGQISGYCGHEEVELALVKLARVTDEKKYLELSKYFIDERGTEPHFFTAEASRDGRDVSEYHQKTYEYAQAHQPVRAQTKVVGHAVRAMYLYSGMADIATEYKDDSLTAALETLWDDLTTKQMYITGGIGPAASNEGFTDYFDLPNDTAYAETCASVGLVFWASRMLGRGPDRRYADIMEQALYNGALPGLSTDGKTFFYDNPLESAGKHHRWKWHHCPCCPPNIARLVTSIGSYMYAVSDNEIAVHLYGESTARLMLANGAEVELEQTTNYPWEGAVAFTTRLEKPARFALSLRIPDWAEGATLSVNGEMLDLNANMQDGYARIDREWAAGDRVALYLPLALRPQYANPKVRQDAGRVALMRGPLVYCLETTDNGEDLNAIVLPRELSTAETVVLKDLNGAVVLDLKVEREETSNWGTALYRKAPAERQVATARFVPYHLWDNRAPGEMLVWVQSDR; via the coding sequence ATGACCAAACCAAGCAATGACCGCCAGTTTCGTCCCGTCGCCGTTCCCGATGTGGAGCTCGGCGGCTTCTGGGGCAAATGGCAGGACGCCGTCTGCAATTCCACTGCCGAAACCCTGCTCGACCGCTGCGTCGAGGCCGGCATGCTCAAGGCGATCGATGTCGACCAGCCGAGCCCCGGGGTCGTCATTCCCATCCAGCCATGGGGCGGGACGACGCAGATGTTCTGGGATTCCGACCTCGGCAAGTCGATCGAAACGATCGCCTATTCGCTCTATCGCCGGCCAAACCCGAAGCTTGAAGCGCGGGCCGACGAGATCATCGACATGTATGAGAAGCTGCAGGACGAGGACGGTTATCTGAACGCCTGGTTCCAGCGCGTCGAGCCGAACCGCCGCTGGACCAATCTGCGCGACCATCATGAGCTCTATTGTGCCGGCCACCTGATGGAAGCCGCGGTCGCCTATTTTCAGGCGACCGGCAAACGCAAGCTGCTCGACATCATATGCCGCTATGCCGATTACATGATCAAGATTTTCGGCCATGGCGAAGGCCAGATATCAGGCTATTGCGGCCACGAGGAAGTCGAGCTGGCGCTGGTCAAGCTCGCCCGCGTGACGGATGAGAAGAAATATCTCGAGCTGTCGAAATACTTCATCGACGAACGTGGCACCGAACCGCATTTCTTCACCGCCGAGGCAAGCCGCGACGGGCGCGATGTCTCCGAGTACCACCAGAAGACCTATGAATATGCGCAGGCGCACCAGCCGGTGCGCGCGCAAACAAAGGTCGTCGGCCACGCCGTGCGCGCCATGTACCTCTATTCGGGCATGGCCGACATCGCCACCGAATACAAGGACGACAGCCTGACAGCCGCGCTGGAAACGCTCTGGGACGATCTGACGACCAAGCAGATGTACATCACCGGTGGCATCGGCCCGGCGGCCTCCAACGAGGGCTTTACCGATTACTTCGATTTGCCGAACGATACCGCTTATGCGGAGACCTGCGCCTCGGTCGGCCTGGTGTTCTGGGCGAGCCGCATGCTCGGCCGCGGGCCGGATCGTCGCTATGCCGACATCATGGAACAGGCGCTTTACAACGGCGCGCTGCCGGGGCTTTCGACCGATGGCAAGACCTTCTTCTATGACAACCCGCTCGAAAGTGCCGGCAAGCACCACCGGTGGAAATGGCACCATTGCCCCTGCTGCCCGCCCAACATCGCCCGGCTGGTGACGTCGATCGGCTCCTATATGTACGCCGTCTCGGACAACGAGATCGCCGTGCACCTCTATGGCGAGAGCACCGCGCGGCTGATGCTTGCCAACGGCGCCGAGGTGGAACTTGAGCAGACCACCAACTATCCGTGGGAAGGGGCGGTCGCGTTTACCACCAGGCTGGAGAAGCCGGCGCGGTTTGCGCTATCACTGCGCATTCCGGACTGGGCCGAAGGCGCAACCCTCAGCGTCAATGGAGAGATGCTCGATCTCAACGCCAATATGCAGGACGGATATGCCAGGATCGATCGTGAGTGGGCCGCGGGTGATCGTGTCGCCCTCTACCTGCCGCTGGCGCTTCGCCCGCAATATGCCAACCCGAAGGTGCGCCAGGACGCCGGCCGCGTCGCGTTGATGCGCGGCCCGCTGGTCTATTGTCTGGAAACCACGGACAATGGCGAAGACCTCAATGCCATCGTCCTGCCCCGCGAGCTCTCCACAGCCGAAACCGTCGTGCTGAAGGATCTCAATGGTGCTGTCGTCCTCGATCTCAAGGTCGAGCGCGAGGAAACATCGAATTGGGGAACAGCGCTCTACCGCAAGGCGCCGGCCGAAAGGCAGGTCGCCACCGCGCGTTTCGTGCCCTATCATCTCTGGGACAACCGCGCGCCCGGAGAGATGCTCGTCTGGGTCCAGTCGGACAGATAG
- a CDS encoding carbohydrate ABC transporter permease, with product MTTSKERRARKAIRTKSAYHLTGIAISLFFLAPFVITLLSSFRHGTEASLPPLPPWPTSGVSIDSYALLDTFGAGIWRHMINSLFVSVATVVLTVAVSLLAGYGFSRYRFPMKNALFVLIIATLMIPFQSILTPLFIILAKLGLNNSLLGLTLVYVTLQLPFSVFMMRNAFDAVPKEIEEAARIDGARDLRLLVRVLLPLVLPGVATVAIFAFLNAWNEFLAALVLLSSNEKYTLPVLMTAVRAGRLGAINWGAVQAGVVVMTIPCLIVFLLLQRYYMRGLMAGAVK from the coding sequence ATGACCACGTCAAAGGAACGCCGTGCGCGCAAGGCCATCCGGACGAAGTCGGCCTATCATCTGACCGGCATCGCGATATCGCTCTTCTTTCTCGCCCCCTTCGTGATCACGCTGTTGTCGTCCTTCCGGCACGGCACGGAGGCCAGCCTGCCGCCCTTGCCGCCATGGCCGACATCAGGCGTCAGCATCGATTCCTACGCGCTGCTCGATACGTTCGGTGCCGGCATCTGGCGGCACATGATCAATTCGCTGTTCGTTTCGGTCGCCACCGTGGTGCTCACCGTCGCCGTCAGCCTGCTCGCCGGCTACGGCTTCTCGCGCTACCGGTTCCCGATGAAGAATGCGCTCTTCGTGCTGATCATCGCGACGCTGATGATCCCGTTCCAATCGATCCTGACGCCGCTCTTCATCATCCTGGCAAAGCTTGGCCTCAACAATTCGCTGCTTGGGCTGACGCTCGTCTATGTGACGCTGCAACTTCCCTTCTCGGTGTTCATGATGCGCAACGCTTTCGACGCCGTGCCGAAGGAGATCGAAGAGGCCGCACGCATCGACGGCGCGCGCGACCTCAGGCTCCTGGTGCGGGTTCTTCTGCCACTGGTGCTTCCCGGCGTCGCGACGGTCGCGATCTTTGCCTTCCTCAATGCCTGGAACGAGTTTCTCGCCGCGCTCGTGCTGCTCTCCAGCAATGAGAAATACACACTGCCGGTGCTGATGACGGCGGTTCGCGCCGGACGGCTCGGCGCCATCAACTGGGGAGCGGTCCAGGCCGGTGTCGTCGTCATGACGATCCCCTGCCTGATCGTCTTCCTGCTCCTGCAACGCTACTACATGCGCGGGCTGATGGCCGGCGCGGTGAAATGA
- a CDS encoding ABC transporter ATP-binding protein produces MGNKSVVLQDVRKSYGNLQVVHGIDLTIAEGEFVVFVGPSGCGKSTLLRMIAGLEDVTDGEVEIKGRVVTDLDPSERGIAMVFQSYALYPHMSVRDNLAFGLKMARTNAAEIETRVKAASAILKIDHLLDRRPGQLSGGQRQRVAIGRAIVRKPDVFLFDEPLSNLDAELRVSMRIEIARLHRELGNTMIYVTHDQTEAMTLADKIVVLRDGRVEQAGTPREIYENPSNTFVAGFIGSPRMNLLNACWGEGGLVEVAGWRIESGLPPANRPVGAAVTLGLRPEHLKVASDLSGSLTARVDFSEYLGGTQYLYCQLADGQSLTVEHRSPISIAAGERVSLLFEPADCRLFDEGGNRLR; encoded by the coding sequence ATGGGTAACAAGAGCGTCGTGCTCCAGGACGTGCGAAAAAGCTATGGCAATCTGCAGGTGGTCCACGGGATCGACCTGACGATCGCAGAGGGTGAATTCGTCGTCTTCGTCGGCCCTTCCGGCTGCGGGAAATCGACGCTTCTTCGCATGATCGCCGGCCTGGAAGACGTGACCGACGGGGAGGTCGAGATCAAGGGACGTGTTGTCACCGATCTCGATCCATCCGAGCGCGGCATCGCCATGGTCTTCCAGTCCTACGCGCTCTATCCGCATATGAGCGTGCGCGACAACCTGGCCTTCGGGTTGAAGATGGCGCGTACCAATGCCGCCGAGATAGAGACGCGCGTCAAGGCCGCCTCCGCGATCCTGAAGATCGACCATCTTCTCGACCGGCGGCCGGGACAGCTTTCGGGCGGCCAGCGGCAGCGTGTGGCGATCGGCCGGGCGATCGTGCGCAAGCCGGATGTTTTCCTGTTCGACGAACCGCTGTCCAATCTCGATGCGGAACTGCGCGTTTCGATGCGTATCGAGATCGCCCGCCTCCACCGCGAGCTTGGCAACACGATGATCTATGTCACGCACGACCAGACGGAGGCGATGACGCTCGCCGACAAGATCGTCGTGCTGCGCGACGGCCGCGTCGAACAGGCAGGAACGCCGCGGGAAATCTACGAGAATCCCTCGAATACCTTCGTGGCGGGCTTCATCGGCTCGCCCCGGATGAACCTGTTGAATGCCTGCTGGGGTGAGGGAGGTCTGGTCGAAGTCGCAGGCTGGCGCATCGAAAGCGGTCTGCCGCCCGCAAACCGCCCGGTTGGCGCCGCGGTGACGCTCGGTCTGCGGCCGGAGCATTTGAAGGTGGCATCCGACCTATCGGGCAGCCTGACGGCCAGGGTCGATTTTTCGGAGTATCTCGGAGGAACGCAATATCTCTATTGCCAGCTTGCCGATGGCCAGTCGCTGACCGTCGAGCATCGGTCCCCGATCAGTATTGCGGCGGGCGAGCGGGTGAGCCTGCTGTTTGAACCCGCGGATTGCCGGTTGTTCGACGAGGGTGGGAACCGGTTGCGATAA
- a CDS encoding ethanolamine ammonia-lyase subunit EutB, whose protein sequence is MGEFSDIWNGLIDGQEQMTTYSIVLGRERHVFQDLKSVLACASPLKSGDVLAGIAASSNERRVAARYLLADMPLKTFLEDLVIPYEVDEVSRLIVDRHDWMAFAPVSHMTVGEFRDWLLSYDATAEKLLAIAPGLTPEMVAAVSKIMRNHDLITVAGKCEVVTAFRSTIGLPGRLSSRLQPNHPTDDPEGVAGSTLDGLLYGIGDAVIGINPATDNLEACTRLMVLFDRLRERFDIPTQSCVLTHVTTSIKAIEAGAPLDLVFQSIAGSEAANKGFGVDLAVLREGQQAALSMKRGTVGNNVMYLETGQGSALSADAHHGVDEQTVEARAYAVARELNPLLVNTVVGFIGPEYLFDAKQIIRAGLEDHFCGKLLGVPMGVDVCYTNHAEADQDDMDNLMVLLTVAGVSFLIAVPGADDVMLNYQSLSYHDIVGLRHQFNRPPAPEFEAWLHRMGMLDHAGRLAPASASGAFSRNLLSYRASA, encoded by the coding sequence GTGGGTGAGTTCTCGGACATTTGGAATGGGCTGATCGACGGCCAGGAGCAGATGACAACATATTCGATCGTTCTAGGACGCGAACGCCATGTCTTTCAGGATCTGAAATCGGTCTTGGCTTGCGCTTCGCCGCTGAAATCCGGTGACGTGCTGGCCGGGATCGCTGCGTCAAGCAACGAGCGGCGGGTGGCCGCCCGCTACCTGCTCGCGGATATGCCTCTCAAAACTTTCCTGGAGGATCTCGTCATTCCATACGAGGTCGACGAGGTCAGCCGACTGATCGTCGACCGCCATGATTGGATGGCATTCGCGCCGGTATCTCATATGACGGTCGGTGAATTTCGCGATTGGCTTCTCTCTTATGATGCGACCGCCGAAAAACTGCTTGCCATTGCACCAGGCCTCACGCCCGAGATGGTCGCGGCGGTCTCCAAGATCATGCGCAACCATGATCTGATCACCGTCGCCGGCAAATGTGAGGTGGTCACGGCCTTTCGCTCCACGATCGGTCTTCCCGGCCGACTGTCGAGCCGTCTTCAGCCCAATCATCCCACCGACGATCCCGAAGGCGTTGCCGGCTCGACGCTCGACGGACTTCTTTATGGGATCGGCGATGCGGTGATCGGCATCAACCCGGCGACCGACAATCTCGAAGCCTGCACAAGGTTGATGGTTCTTTTCGACCGGCTGCGCGAACGGTTCGATATCCCGACCCAATCTTGCGTGTTGACCCATGTCACCACGTCAATCAAGGCGATCGAGGCTGGAGCGCCGCTCGATCTGGTGTTCCAGTCAATCGCCGGCTCTGAGGCCGCTAACAAGGGTTTCGGCGTCGATCTCGCCGTACTCAGGGAAGGCCAGCAGGCAGCGCTTTCCATGAAGCGCGGCACGGTCGGAAACAATGTCATGTACCTGGAGACCGGCCAGGGCAGCGCTCTCTCGGCCGACGCCCATCATGGTGTCGACGAACAGACGGTGGAGGCGCGGGCCTATGCCGTTGCACGTGAACTCAATCCGTTGCTCGTCAATACGGTGGTTGGCTTCATTGGCCCCGAATATCTTTTCGACGCCAAGCAAATTATCCGCGCCGGGCTCGAAGATCATTTTTGCGGCAAACTGCTTGGCGTGCCGATGGGGGTTGACGTTTGCTACACGAACCATGCGGAAGCCGACCAGGACGATATGGATAATCTGATGGTGTTGCTGACTGTCGCAGGCGTCAGCTTCCTCATCGCGGTGCCTGGTGCCGACGACGTCATGCTCAATTATCAGAGCCTTTCCTACCACGATATTGTCGGCCTCAGGCACCAGTTCAATCGTCCGCCCGCTCCGGAGTTCGAAGCCTGGCTTCATCGCATGGGCATGCTTGATCACGCGGGTCGTCTTGCGCCTGCCAGCGCCTCGGGCGCCTTTTCTCGCAACCTCTTGAGCTACAGGGCATCGGCATGA
- a CDS encoding BON domain-containing protein produces the protein MVFKEQTFHGLEPEMEIEIANRASVEAAVANALAIAGGIDASDVEVTMEYDQIVLSGTVGTVGEIERATAVAQAVEGVHVVQNRILLGGASLDGTH, from the coding sequence ATGGTTTTCAAGGAGCAGACATTTCACGGGCTCGAGCCCGAGATGGAAATAGAGATCGCCAATCGCGCATCGGTCGAAGCGGCCGTCGCCAATGCGCTGGCGATTGCCGGCGGCATCGATGCGTCGGATGTCGAGGTGACGATGGAGTACGACCAGATCGTATTGAGCGGCACCGTGGGCACGGTGGGCGAAATCGAACGGGCAACCGCGGTTGCCCAAGCCGTCGAGGGCGTGCATGTGGTGCAGAACCGGATCCTGCTTGGCGGTGCCTCGCTCGACGGCACGCATTAG
- the eutC gene encoding ethanolamine ammonia-lyase subunit EutC, translating to MTPFERDPFARFRNATRARIGLGRAGDALPTSAILDFQLAHARARDAVHGQVDFVALAKQLAPVPTVRIRSRAKDRTIYLARPDLGRQTNAADLPSSGDRYDIAFIIADGLSASAVEHHAVPLFKACMKRLGGFSVAPVILGEQARVAFGDEAAAAFGAEVAIVLIGERPGLSVPDSLGAYITFRPQSGRRDSERNCISNIHADGLSYEVAADKIVWIVREALRLQLTGVDLKENAEGAIEALPHQEA from the coding sequence ATGACTCCCTTCGAACGCGATCCGTTTGCGCGGTTCCGCAACGCCACCCGCGCCCGGATTGGGCTTGGAAGGGCGGGCGACGCCTTGCCGACATCGGCAATTCTCGACTTCCAGCTTGCCCATGCCCGGGCGCGGGATGCCGTGCATGGGCAAGTGGATTTTGTCGCCCTTGCCAAGCAGCTTGCTCCCGTGCCGACGGTCCGGATTCGGTCTCGCGCCAAAGACCGTACGATCTATCTGGCGCGCCCGGATCTCGGCCGTCAGACCAACGCAGCCGATCTCCCGAGCTCAGGCGATCGCTATGATATCGCCTTCATCATCGCAGACGGACTTTCGGCCTCGGCGGTCGAGCACCACGCGGTGCCGCTGTTTAAGGCATGCATGAAGCGTCTCGGCGGCTTCAGCGTCGCCCCGGTGATATTGGGCGAGCAGGCGCGGGTGGCATTTGGTGATGAGGCAGCCGCAGCGTTTGGTGCAGAAGTTGCCATCGTGCTGATCGGCGAGAGGCCGGGACTAAGCGTGCCTGACAGTCTCGGCGCCTACATCACGTTCCGACCGCAATCGGGACGGCGTGACAGCGAGCGCAACTGTATTTCGAATATTCATGCCGACGGGCTCAGCTACGAGGTCGCAGCAGACAAGATCGTTTGGATCGTCCGGGAGGCGCTTCGCTTGCAACTGACCGGTGTCGATCTCAAGGAAAATGCCGAAGGCGCCATAGAAGCGCTGCCACACCAAGAAGCATAA
- a CDS encoding carbohydrate ABC transporter permease, protein MTGSGSEILLPRRRRRRRSNWRGLAYIAPAMALVIVFFIMPVLFTGWMSLHNWPLMGASRWIGFNNYVRMANDTRFMTALNFTAYYTVIVTIAIFAIAFPLAIFVEKERQFVGAYRTIIFLPVVVGLATASLLWVWLANVDSGFIGPALKALGLVEKSPNLLATFDTAFLTIVVMVVWKIAGFTMIILLTGLQAIPSELTEAARIDGAGRWQRFRHLTLPLMRKTIALALIVSVTGSILAFDQFYIMTSGGPQNKMISVVYYIFNQSFVSFNLGYGAALSIVLLAILMAISIVQLWLLRVGEERP, encoded by the coding sequence ATGACCGGTTCCGGTTCAGAGATTCTATTGCCTCGGCGCAGGCGACGGCGCCGATCGAACTGGCGCGGCCTCGCCTACATCGCGCCCGCTATGGCGCTGGTCATCGTCTTTTTCATCATGCCGGTTCTCTTCACCGGATGGATGAGCCTGCATAACTGGCCGCTGATGGGGGCGTCGCGCTGGATCGGTTTCAACAATTATGTCCGCATGGCGAACGACACCCGTTTCATGACGGCGCTGAATTTCACGGCCTATTACACTGTGATCGTGACCATCGCGATCTTCGCGATCGCCTTTCCGCTGGCAATCTTCGTCGAAAAGGAACGGCAGTTCGTCGGCGCCTATCGGACGATCATCTTCCTACCCGTCGTGGTCGGTCTTGCCACTGCCTCCCTGCTCTGGGTCTGGCTCGCCAATGTCGATAGCGGCTTCATCGGCCCGGCCTTGAAGGCGCTGGGCCTCGTCGAAAAGAGCCCCAATCTTCTTGCGACCTTCGACACCGCCTTTCTGACGATCGTGGTGATGGTCGTCTGGAAGATCGCAGGCTTCACCATGATCATTCTTTTGACCGGGCTTCAGGCCATTCCGTCCGAGCTGACGGAGGCCGCCCGGATCGACGGCGCCGGCCGCTGGCAGCGTTTCCGGCATCTGACGCTGCCGCTGATGCGCAAGACGATCGCGCTGGCGCTGATCGTCTCCGTCACCGGTTCGATCCTCGCCTTCGACCAGTTCTACATCATGACGTCAGGCGGTCCGCAGAACAAGATGATCTCGGTGGTCTACTACATCTTCAATCAGTCCTTCGTGTCGTTCAATCTCGGTTATGGCGCAGCGCTGTCGATCGTGCTTCTCGCCATCCTGATGGCGATCAGCATCGTGCAGCTCTGGCTGCTTCGCGTCGGAGAGGAGCGCCCATGA
- a CDS encoding helix-turn-helix transcriptional regulator, giving the protein MSSNKLLPIGEVVERTSLSRRTLYREISENRFPKSVQLTARRVGWPEADINAWIVHKIAVRDEVAA; this is encoded by the coding sequence ATGTCGAGCAACAAGCTTCTTCCTATAGGCGAGGTAGTCGAGCGCACGAGTCTCAGCCGCCGGACGCTCTATCGGGAAATCTCCGAAAATCGCTTTCCCAAGTCCGTTCAATTGACGGCTCGCCGGGTCGGGTGGCCGGAGGCTGATATTAATGCGTGGATCGTCCACAAGATCGCAGTTCGCGATGAGGTGGCCGCATGA
- a CDS encoding DUF2937 family protein has translation MGPIARIITVVAGLAGGTVFSQAPEFAQQYRQRIGGAIDELRVIVEDFNAQAAAHHLDRQQALNAYALSSDDFLRDRGVSMQSTITRYETLLSQQLHLGTAAPVAKPFVLLRDADDIVFANTWRDFAPGVPVSFAGLVWGAIGFIGGCVVAALLGLGARRVVRTRRVHRQVR, from the coding sequence ATGGGACCGATTGCAAGGATCATCACCGTCGTCGCCGGGCTTGCCGGCGGCACGGTGTTTTCGCAGGCGCCGGAATTTGCCCAGCAATACCGCCAGCGGATCGGCGGGGCGATCGACGAATTGCGGGTCATCGTCGAGGATTTCAATGCCCAGGCGGCCGCGCACCATCTCGATCGCCAGCAGGCGCTGAACGCCTATGCGTTATCATCCGACGACTTCCTGCGCGACCGCGGCGTCTCGATGCAAAGCACGATCACGCGCTACGAAACGCTGCTGTCGCAGCAGCTCCACCTCGGCACCGCCGCACCCGTCGCCAAGCCTTTTGTGCTGCTGCGAGACGCGGATGACATCGTTTTCGCCAATACCTGGCGGGACTTCGCGCCCGGCGTGCCGGTCAGCTTTGCGGGTCTCGTCTGGGGCGCGATCGGCTTTATCGGCGGCTGCGTCGTGGCTGCGCTGCTGGGATTGGGTGCCCGGCGGGTCGTGAGGACGCGGCGCGTCCATCGTCAGGTTCGGTGA
- the dxr gene encoding 1-deoxy-D-xylulose-5-phosphate reductoisomerase has product MMNGKSAPRRLSIFGSTGSIGQNTLNVVDHLGGRENFEISVLTGNGNVELLARQAKSSGARLAVTANDRHYESLKSALSGTGIAVASGKSGLMEAADRDADWVMAAIVGTAGLAPTLAAARRGADIALANKECLVSAGDLFIAAIREGGGKLLPVDSEHNAIFQVLEENQRHAIERVILTASGGPFRTASLRDMADVTVETARAHPNWSMGLKISIDSASMFNKALEMIEARHLFGLRPEQIEVIFHPQSIIHSMVGYTDGSVLAQLGAPDMRTAIGYALSFPRRPNLPVERLDFAKLARLDFEAPDEVRFPALRLARLAMTRGGVQGAVLNGAKEVALEAFIEGRLSFLAMAEVTERVMDDLAGLPPASGMDDVFAADRQARQRAVELMTLAIAE; this is encoded by the coding sequence ATGATGAACGGCAAAAGCGCGCCGCGGCGCCTCAGCATCTTCGGTTCGACGGGTTCGATCGGCCAGAATACACTCAATGTCGTCGATCATCTGGGCGGACGGGAGAACTTCGAAATCTCCGTGCTGACAGGCAACGGCAATGTCGAATTGCTGGCCCGGCAGGCGAAATCATCCGGCGCACGGCTGGCGGTGACGGCAAACGACCGCCATTACGAATCACTGAAGAGCGCACTTTCCGGCACCGGCATCGCGGTCGCTTCGGGAAAATCTGGGCTGATGGAAGCCGCCGACCGCGACGCCGACTGGGTGATGGCGGCAATCGTCGGCACTGCGGGCCTGGCACCGACGCTTGCCGCCGCACGCCGCGGCGCCGATATCGCCCTTGCCAACAAGGAATGCCTGGTATCGGCCGGCGACCTGTTCATCGCAGCGATCCGCGAAGGCGGCGGCAAGCTGCTTCCGGTCGACAGCGAGCACAACGCCATTTTCCAGGTGCTGGAAGAGAACCAGCGCCACGCGATCGAGCGCGTCATCCTGACGGCGTCGGGCGGCCCTTTCCGCACCGCCTCGCTGCGTGACATGGCTGACGTGACGGTGGAAACCGCACGCGCCCACCCGAACTGGTCGATGGGCTTGAAGATCTCGATCGACAGCGCCTCGATGTTCAACAAGGCGCTGGAGATGATCGAAGCCCGGCACCTTTTCGGTCTCAGACCCGAACAGATCGAGGTCATCTTCCATCCGCAGTCGATCATCCATTCCATGGTCGGCTATACGGACGGGTCGGTGCTGGCGCAACTTGGCGCGCCCGATATGCGCACCGCCATCGGTTATGCCCTGTCCTTTCCGCGCCGGCCGAACCTGCCGGTCGAGCGGCTGGATTTCGCCAAGCTGGCAAGGCTGGATTTCGAGGCGCCGGATGAGGTGCGGTTTCCGGCGCTGCGGCTCGCGCGCCTGGCGATGACCCGCGGCGGTGTTCAGGGCGCCGTGCTGAACGGCGCCAAGGAAGTGGCGCTGGAAGCCTTCATCGAAGGGCGGTTGTCTTTCCTTGCGATGGCAGAGGTCACCGAGAGGGTCATGGACGATCTGGCCGGCCTGCCGCCGGCCTCCGGCATGGACGATGTCTTCGCCGCCGACAGGCAAGCCCGGCAAAGGGCGGTGGAGCTCATGACACTGGCGATCGCCGAGTGA